Proteins co-encoded in one Rubrobacter naiadicus genomic window:
- a CDS encoding VanW family protein produces MARRITRRRVGEDAPGKAGRRRPLRWAGVAVLALVLLVLLAAAGEWFVYRSRIYPGVKVAGVSLSGRTPRRAADILRQREAGMMPREIRLKTSEESIPLDARRLGIGIDAQRSAHRAYEVGRTGWIGARIAGMSGALLGGSDLEPAVSFDPKAARRLVERLATRLDSKPRDASVSIDGAQVTITPSHEGYRLDVTATMNAIRRAAQGLRSEADISGRILRPAIPTQSARNAARRIRTALSTPLVLRDAGHRWTFEPAQVARMIRVSAHGSRLESTVSGKGFEQVASGMLSTLDVPPQSASYKISGDTVEVVPAHEGRRIREKELLAKLEGGLFSGRHSFSIPLATTKPHLTTREAQRLKPTTLLGSYKTDYTWDTAPGEMANYRIASNAVNNTLVAPGQVFSFDDKTEGLHYQPSKVIVNGKVKEALGGGMCQISSTLYMAANYAGLKVLERHPHYAQLPYIRPGFDATVWFGSGSGPDSGRLDMKFKNNTPGYLLLKEWVGSDGYVHAQIWGRPTGRHVTMWSKEVASGPGYTRWVTYKKVTKDGRVLFDGVLHVDTYKPLSI; encoded by the coding sequence GTGGCGAGGCGGATCACGCGTCGGCGCGTCGGGGAGGACGCCCCGGGGAAAGCAGGTCGCCGGCGTCCCCTACGATGGGCGGGTGTGGCCGTGCTCGCCCTGGTTCTGCTCGTACTCCTCGCCGCGGCGGGCGAGTGGTTCGTCTACCGGAGCCGGATCTACCCGGGCGTAAAAGTGGCTGGAGTATCCCTCTCCGGGAGGACACCACGGCGAGCCGCCGACATCCTCCGGCAGCGCGAGGCCGGGATGATGCCGCGCGAGATCCGTCTGAAGACCTCGGAAGAGTCGATCCCTCTGGACGCCCGTCGACTCGGCATCGGGATCGATGCCCAAAGGAGCGCCCATCGCGCCTACGAGGTGGGCCGAACCGGCTGGATCGGGGCCCGCATCGCCGGTATGTCCGGGGCGTTGCTCGGCGGGAGCGACCTGGAACCCGCCGTCTCTTTCGATCCGAAGGCTGCCCGCAGGCTCGTGGAGCGGCTGGCCACGCGTCTCGACTCGAAGCCTCGCGACGCTTCAGTGAGCATAGACGGCGCACAAGTCACCATCACCCCTTCGCACGAAGGCTACAGGCTCGACGTCACCGCCACCATGAACGCCATACGCCGTGCCGCGCAGGGCCTGCGCAGCGAGGCCGACATCTCTGGACGCATTCTGCGACCAGCCATCCCCACCCAGTCGGCACGGAATGCGGCCCGCAGGATCAGGACGGCCCTCTCCACCCCGCTCGTCCTGCGGGATGCGGGACACCGATGGACCTTCGAGCCCGCGCAGGTCGCCCGTATGATACGGGTCTCGGCCCACGGCTCCCGGCTGGAGTCGACCGTGAGCGGGAAAGGTTTCGAGCAGGTGGCCTCCGGCATGCTCTCCACCCTCGACGTCCCGCCGCAGAGCGCCTCCTACAAGATCTCCGGCGATACCGTGGAGGTAGTCCCTGCACACGAGGGCCGCAGGATCCGGGAGAAGGAGCTCCTCGCCAAACTCGAAGGAGGGCTCTTCTCGGGACGGCACAGCTTCAGCATCCCGCTCGCGACGACAAAACCACACCTCACCACCCGGGAGGCGCAGCGCCTGAAGCCCACCACGCTCCTCGGCTCTTACAAGACCGACTACACCTGGGACACCGCACCCGGCGAGATGGCCAACTACAGGATCGCCTCGAACGCGGTCAATAACACCCTCGTCGCGCCGGGACAGGTCTTCTCCTTCGACGACAAGACGGAGGGGCTACACTACCAGCCCTCGAAGGTGATCGTGAACGGCAAGGTCAAGGAGGCACTGGGCGGGGGGATGTGTCAGATCTCCTCTACTCTCTACATGGCGGCGAACTACGCGGGTCTCAAGGTCCTCGAACGCCACCCCCACTACGCCCAGCTCCCCTACATCCGGCCCGGCTTCGACGCGACGGTGTGGTTCGGCAGCGGGAGCGGCCCGGACTCCGGCAGGCTGGACATGAAGTTCAAGAACAACACCCCGGGGTATCTGCTCCTGAAGGAGTGGGTCGGGAGCGACGGCTACGTCCACGCCCAGATCTGGGGCCGTCCGACCGGCAGGCACGTCACGATGTGGTCGAAGGAGGTCGCCTCGGGTCCCGGCTACACCCGCTGGGTCACCTACAAAAAGGTCACGAAGGACGGCAGGGTCCTCTTCGACGGCGTGCTGCACGTGGACACCTACAAACCCCTGAGCATCTGA